A genomic segment from Fibrobacter sp. UWR4 encodes:
- a CDS encoding deoxyguanosinetriphosphate triphosphohydrolase: MLQWDTLLSATRYGHPADPDPNRSDFHRDYDRIVFSTAFRRLGRKTQVHPFSVNDHVHSRLTHSIEVSSVGRSLAITVYHLIKQHLPKYVNEYQFGTIVQSACLAHDIGNPPFGHAGEAAIREWFRKNRNSAPMQDLKPDEIADFENFDGNAQGHRILSKLEYHFLDGGMRLTYATIGSMIKYPQLAKFGTPTSLFSTEADLYRMTAYTLGIPELETGKWARHPLVYLMEAADDICYSILDVEDAIELGILSFGDVRSMFSYLCGPDVDIDREYQENGQNFRDFLSSIRGLAIQNLIDDVAVTFVNHYEEIMCGAPIKHLVDLSRSEVMEGIRIAKRLGVERIYPDRRKTELEVGSYTTLSTVLDAFINGVYDFRKNGKNSYRADRIVRLIGQAKIGQSVTAAEAYHQVLDFVSGMTDNYATYLARQIGGLAMGY, from the coding sequence ATGCTTCAATGGGACACTTTGCTTTCTGCAACGCGTTACGGACACCCGGCTGATCCGGATCCGAACCGTTCCGATTTTCATCGCGATTACGACCGTATTGTTTTTTCTACTGCTTTCCGTCGTTTGGGCCGCAAGACCCAGGTTCATCCTTTCTCCGTGAACGACCATGTTCATAGCCGATTGACTCACAGTATTGAAGTCAGTAGTGTTGGCCGTAGCCTCGCCATTACGGTTTATCATCTGATTAAACAGCATCTGCCCAAGTACGTGAACGAATACCAGTTCGGTACCATTGTTCAGTCTGCATGCCTGGCCCACGATATTGGCAATCCTCCCTTTGGTCATGCCGGCGAAGCTGCCATTCGTGAATGGTTCCGCAAGAATCGTAATTCTGCTCCCATGCAGGATCTGAAACCGGACGAAATCGCTGACTTCGAAAACTTCGATGGCAATGCTCAGGGACATCGTATCTTGAGTAAGCTGGAATATCACTTCCTGGATGGTGGCATGCGTTTGACTTACGCTACCATCGGGTCCATGATCAAGTACCCTCAGCTTGCAAAGTTTGGAACACCCACAAGTCTTTTCTCGACGGAAGCGGATCTTTACCGCATGACCGCCTACACGTTGGGCATTCCCGAACTGGAAACCGGTAAGTGGGCTCGCCACCCGCTGGTGTACTTGATGGAAGCCGCCGACGATATTTGCTACAGCATCCTGGATGTGGAAGACGCCATCGAACTGGGTATCCTTTCCTTCGGTGATGTCCGTAGCATGTTCAGCTATCTGTGTGGCCCCGATGTGGATATTGACCGCGAATATCAGGAAAACGGACAGAACTTCCGCGACTTCCTCAGCAGTATTCGTGGCCTTGCCATCCAGAATCTTATTGATGATGTGGCTGTCACTTTCGTGAACCATTACGAGGAAATCATGTGTGGGGCACCCATCAAGCATCTTGTGGATCTTTCCCGTTCCGAAGTGATGGAAGGTATCCGCATTGCAAAACGTCTGGGTGTGGAGCGCATCTATCCGGACCGCCGCAAGACGGAACTGGAAGTGGGCAGCTATACCACATTGAGTACGGTTCTGGATGCCTTCATCAACGGTGTCTATGACTTCCGTAAGAATGGCAAGAATTCCTATCGTGCAGACCGTATTGTCCGTCTTATTGGCCAGGCAAAGATTGGCCAGAGTGTGACTGCTGCCGAGGCTTACCATCAAGTGCTTGATTTTGTGAGCGGCATGACGGATAATTACGCCACTTATCTTGCCCGCCAGATTGGCGGCCTTGCTATGGGATATTAG